AATATAGAAGATTTAAAGTAATCGCAAGAAACATTAAGAGGGGAATGAGGTGTTAACTTAAATGGTTACTTATGATTTGACGGGTAAAACCGCGATGGTTACAGGTGCGGGTCGCGGTTTAGGAAAGGCGATGGCGATCGGTATGGCACAAGCTGGGGCAGATGTTGTACTTTTGACGAACAGAACTCCAGCAGAGGCAGTAAAACAGGAAATTGAAAATTTAGGTGTAAAGGCATCCATCGTTGTAGCTGATTTGGGGGACAAAGAAAAAACAGAAATTGCAGCAAAAGAAGCGATAGCTGCATTTGGAAAAGTAGATATTTTGATTAATAATGCTGGCATTATCCGTAGAGCACCTGCAGCAGAACATGCTTATGAAGATTGGGAAGCTGTAATGAATGCAAACACGAATTCTATTTTCATATTAAGTCAAGTACTTGGTAGAGAGATGATAGAGAGAGGGTACGGAAAAATCATCAATATCGCTTCTATGCTTTCTTTCCAAGGAGGCATTACAGTTCCAGGATATACTGCAAGTAAACATGCAGTAGCTGGTTTGACCAAAGCGCTTTCAAATGAATGGGCATCTAAAGGGGTACAAGTCAATGCTA
The window above is part of the Chengkuizengella sp. SCS-71B genome. Proteins encoded here:
- the kduD gene encoding 2-dehydro-3-deoxy-D-gluconate 5-dehydrogenase KduD encodes the protein MVTYDLTGKTAMVTGAGRGLGKAMAIGMAQAGADVVLLTNRTPAEAVKQEIENLGVKASIVVADLGDKEKTEIAAKEAIAAFGKVDILINNAGIIRRAPAAEHAYEDWEAVMNANTNSIFILSQVLGREMIERGYGKIINIASMLSFQGGITVPGYTASKHAVAGLTKALSNEWASKGVQVNAIAPGYMSTDNTEALRSDENRNRQILERIPAGRWGTPEDLVGAALFLASSASDYVNGHILCVDGGWMNR